One window of the Deinobacterium chartae genome contains the following:
- a CDS encoding DUF6916 family protein — protein sequence MSDNLTLDHFTPLVGEYFRLHATPEQQLCLTEARALGRARPESGSEAFALSLIGPAEPWAPQGIWRLEHPKLGVLELFMVPNGPDSRGMRYEIVFN from the coding sequence ACAACCTCACCCTGGATCACTTCACCCCCCTGGTCGGCGAGTACTTTCGCCTGCACGCCACGCCCGAGCAGCAGCTCTGCCTGACCGAGGCGCGCGCCCTGGGCCGTGCCCGCCCCGAGAGCGGCAGCGAGGCCTTCGCGCTCAGCCTGATCGGCCCTGCCGAGCCCTGGGCACCGCAAGGTATCTGGCGCCTCGAGCACCCCAAACTGGGGGTGCTCGAGCTGTTTATGGTGCCCAACGGGCCCGACTCGAGGGGCATGCGCTACGAGATCGTCTTCAACTGA
- a CDS encoding phage tail protein, which translates to MADPFVAEIRIFPFNFAPKGWALCNGQLLPIAQNTALFSLLGTTYGGNGRSTFALPDLQGRAPMHPGQGSGLSLYNLGQAGGSPNVTLIQGEMPMHSHQVRVAPEPGDNLGPNLAMALARSSGGSAYISPGGSSLTQASPQSVGAVGGNAPHNNMMPYLTFNFCIALQGIFPPRS; encoded by the coding sequence ATGGCTGACCCCTTCGTTGCCGAGATCCGCATCTTTCCGTTCAACTTTGCACCCAAGGGCTGGGCCCTGTGCAATGGGCAACTGCTGCCCATTGCACAGAACACCGCGCTGTTCTCGCTGCTGGGAACCACCTACGGCGGTAACGGGAGGAGTACTTTCGCACTTCCCGACCTGCAGGGCCGCGCACCGATGCACCCGGGGCAGGGATCGGGGCTGTCGCTGTACAACCTGGGGCAGGCGGGCGGAAGCCCGAACGTGACCCTGATTCAGGGGGAGATGCCCATGCACAGCCACCAGGTCCGGGTGGCTCCGGAACCGGGCGACAACCTGGGCCCCAACCTCGCCATGGCGCTGGCCCGCTCGAGCGGAGGCAGCGCTTACATTTCTCCGGGGGGCAGTTCGCTGACCCAGGCGAGCCCGCAGTCCGTGGGTGCGGTGGGCGGCAACGCTCCGCACAACAACATGATGCCGTACCTGACCTTCAACTTCTGTATTGCCCTTCAGGGCATCTTTCCTCCGCGTTCCTGA
- a CDS encoding phage tail protein, whose protein sequence is MTLPYIGEIRMFAGNFAPQGWLMCEGQLLPISENEALFQLIGTTYGGDGTETFALPDLRGRVPVHMGTSSVGTHYLLGSHDGVETVTLTPQQIPVHHHYLLGTSATGTTPNPGGSLLATNPGSVRAYIEDVPSDAMAHNSLGPVGGSQPHENLQPYLCINFIIAEFGIFPSPY, encoded by the coding sequence ATGACACTACCTTATATCGGTGAGATCCGCATGTTCGCGGGCAACTTCGCGCCCCAGGGCTGGCTGATGTGCGAGGGCCAGCTGCTGCCCATCTCCGAGAACGAGGCGCTGTTCCAGCTGATAGGTACCACCTACGGCGGCGACGGCACGGAGACCTTTGCCCTGCCGGACCTGCGGGGGCGGGTACCGGTACACATGGGCACCAGCAGCGTGGGTACGCACTACCTGCTGGGCAGTCACGACGGAGTGGAAACCGTGACCCTGACGCCTCAGCAGATCCCGGTGCATCACCATTACCTGCTGGGTACCAGTGCCACCGGTACCACGCCGAACCCGGGGGGAAGCCTGCTGGCCACCAACCCCGGCAGTGTCAGGGCTTATATCGAAGACGTTCCCTCGGACGCAATGGCGCACAACAGCCTGGGGCCCGTTGGCGGCAGCCAGCCGCACGAGAACTTGCAACCGTACCTGTGCATCAACTTCATCATTGCGGAGTTCGGGATCTTCCCGAGCCCGTACTGA
- a CDS encoding phage tail protein translates to MAEPFISEIRIFTFNFAPKGWATCNGQLLPINQNQALFSLLGTAYGGNGQTNFALPNLQGRVPVHAGEGLILGQSAGTESHTLNVSEIPEHVHLLSVSNANANQTIGTGNVLAAFSGGYAPDGPAAPLHPATISNAGGSQPHENRQPFLTLNFCIALQGIFPSQS, encoded by the coding sequence ATGGCAGAACCGTTTATTTCCGAGATCCGTATCTTCACGTTCAACTTTGCGCCCAAGGGCTGGGCAACCTGCAACGGTCAGCTGTTGCCCATCAACCAGAACCAGGCGTTGTTCTCGCTGCTGGGAACCGCCTACGGCGGCAACGGGCAGACCAACTTCGCGCTGCCCAACTTGCAGGGTCGGGTGCCGGTACATGCCGGTGAAGGCCTGATCCTGGGCCAGAGCGCGGGGACAGAGTCACACACGCTGAACGTCAGCGAGATTCCCGAGCACGTTCACCTGCTCAGCGTCAGCAACGCCAACGCCAACCAAACGATCGGTACCGGCAACGTGCTGGCAGCCTTCAGTGGGGGCTACGCGCCCGACGGTCCTGCCGCTCCGCTGCATCCTGCCACGATCAGCAACGCTGGCGGCAGCCAGCCGCACGAGAACCGCCAGCCTTTCTTGACGCTCAACTTCTGCATTGCCCTCCAGGGCATCTTTCCTTCCCAGAGCTGA